Proteins found in one Cyanobacteriota bacterium genomic segment:
- a CDS encoding iron ABC transporter permease: MTKAWKQNRHLMPFGRLGWMLAVGAIALVLSAPILVVLGSLFTDARAVWQHLAATVLWRYITNSLLLVVGVGIGVLTIGAGTAWLTTLCRFPGGRLFEWLLLLPLAAPAYVLAYTYTEWLDVAGPVQQWLRNLFQWHYGDYWFPNVRSLWGAILMLTLVLYPYVYLLARVAFLQQSTTIVEASRTLGCNPWQSFRKVALPLARPAITAGLALALMETLGDFGTVQHFSVDTFTTGIYRVWLALDERQASMQMSAVLLLSVLWLIWLERWSRGQARYYQTTSRHQHLSQYHLHGWRGWGASLVCAIPIVLGFLLPAGLLVWMAFTSPDADRQFWQYARNSLVLALIAASITTAIALILGYGERLHHRTPQLRIMTSLAGIGYAIPGSVIAVGIMIPINRFNAALSSTINTSLGLPPTLLLSGIIAVIFAYVVRFLAVAQNPVESGLNTIKPSFDEAASSLGHSAASILTQVHLPLLNGSLFSAVLLVFVDVMKELPATLIIRPFNFDTLAVRTYQLAADERLAEAAPAALTIVLVGLVPVLLLSWQIRRSRTIA; encoded by the coding sequence GGCAACACTTGGCAGCAACCGTTTTGTGGCGCTACATCACAAACTCGTTGCTGTTGGTAGTAGGGGTAGGAATAGGCGTACTGACGATCGGCGCGGGCACTGCTTGGCTGACAACCCTATGTCGGTTTCCTGGTGGTCGGCTATTTGAGTGGTTGTTACTATTGCCCCTGGCGGCTCCTGCCTACGTTCTAGCCTATACTTACACTGAATGGTTAGATGTAGCTGGACCAGTGCAGCAATGGCTACGAAATCTATTTCAGTGGCACTACGGAGACTACTGGTTTCCTAATGTGCGGTCTCTATGGGGAGCAATCTTGATGCTGACCTTAGTGCTCTATCCCTACGTGTATTTGTTGGCACGGGTCGCCTTTTTACAGCAATCGACTACGATTGTTGAAGCTAGTCGCACCCTAGGCTGCAATCCATGGCAGAGCTTTAGAAAAGTGGCCCTACCCCTAGCGCGACCAGCCATCACTGCTGGTCTAGCCCTGGCCCTAATGGAAACCTTGGGGGACTTTGGCACCGTGCAGCATTTTAGTGTTGATACCTTCACCACCGGTATATATCGGGTCTGGTTAGCCCTAGACGAGCGGCAGGCATCCATGCAAATGTCAGCGGTATTGTTGCTGTCTGTGCTGTGGCTGATATGGCTAGAGCGTTGGTCACGGGGACAAGCCCGCTATTACCAAACCACGAGTCGTCATCAGCATCTAAGCCAATACCATCTGCATGGATGGCGAGGGTGGGGAGCTAGTTTGGTGTGTGCTATACCGATCGTCCTGGGATTTTTGCTACCTGCTGGGCTGTTGGTTTGGATGGCATTCACTAGTCCTGATGCCGATCGTCAATTTTGGCAATACGCTCGCAATAGTCTGGTGCTAGCCCTGATTGCTGCCAGCATTACAACAGCGATCGCTCTCATTCTCGGCTATGGTGAACGCCTGCATCACCGCACTCCCCAACTCCGCATCATGACCTCGCTAGCAGGCATCGGCTATGCTATCCCTGGATCTGTGATTGCCGTCGGCATTATGATTCCCATTAATCGGTTCAATGCTGCCCTCAGCAGCACCATAAACACCAGTCTTGGCCTACCCCCTACCTTGCTACTGAGTGGAATCATCGCTGTGATATTTGCCTACGTGGTAAGATTTCTGGCCGTTGCTCAAAACCCAGTGGAATCTGGCCTTAACACCATCAAACCTAGTTTTGATGAAGCTGCTAGTTCTCTAGGGCATAGTGCAGCTAGCATCCTGACCCAAGTTCACCTGCCACTGCTGAACGGTAGTTTGTTCTCAGCAGTCTTGCTAGTGTTTGTAGATGTCATGAAAGAACTGCCAGCAACCCTGATTATTCGCCCCTTTAACTTTGACACCCTGGCCGTGCGAACCTATCAACTTGCCGCTGATGAACGCCTGGCAGAGGCTGCACCAGCAGCACTGACGATCGTCCTTGTAGGGTTAGTGCCTGTGCTACTCCTGAGTTGGCAGATCCGGCGATCGCGCACGATCGCCTAG
- the clpP gene encoding ATP-dependent Clp endopeptidase proteolytic subunit ClpP, whose translation MIPTVIENSGRGERAFDIYSRLLRERIVFLRQEVTAESANLVVAQLLFLEAEDPEKDIYLYIHSPGGSVNAGLGIYDTMNYIRPDVWTVCLGMAASMGAFLLSAGTKGKRISLPHARIMIHQPSGGAQGQATDIEIQAREIIYLKRRLNECLAAHTGQPLERIQEDTERDFFMSAAEAVDYGLIDRVVDRRATATQSLVGVG comes from the coding sequence ATGATCCCAACTGTTATTGAAAATTCTGGACGAGGTGAACGTGCCTTTGACATCTATTCTCGACTGCTGCGAGAGCGGATTGTTTTCCTCAGACAAGAGGTAACCGCCGAATCTGCTAACCTTGTCGTGGCTCAACTGCTGTTCTTAGAAGCTGAAGATCCAGAAAAGGACATCTATTTGTACATTCACTCACCCGGTGGGTCAGTCAATGCTGGACTAGGTATTTATGACACTATGAACTATATCCGTCCTGATGTTTGGACGGTCTGTCTGGGAATGGCAGCTAGCATGGGAGCATTTCTACTCAGTGCTGGCACTAAGGGCAAGCGCATCAGTCTTCCCCATGCTCGGATTATGATTCACCAGCCGAGCGGTGGTGCTCAAGGTCAAGCTACGGATATTGAAATTCAAGCCCGAGAGATCATCTATCTCAAGCGACGACTGAATGAGTGTCTAGCAGCCCATACAGGACAACCATTGGAGCGGATCCAAGAGGATACTGAGCGTGATTTCTTTATGTCAGCGGCTGAGGCAGTCGATTATGGACTCATTGACCGGGTAGTCGATCGTCGCGCTAC